In Plasmodium gaboni strain SY75 chromosome 7, whole genome shotgun sequence, the following are encoded in one genomic region:
- a CDS encoding Cg2 protein, with protein MMESDEHDEYKDYKCISYGLLLKKIAKRSINDWFFFCERVDNDSGENYDYLRSALIQYCRHMRECFLKILEIDKYRERNKEINDLIKYILESKQTYEEFKTKYQYDLYMTKLKTIPLQINENNILCAIDILSTKRYTRFPLLFKEILKNPNECFLPNLNKYQMNILKKRIIDEFLINYYISKIPKKKVDFIFSHGILDLEIINEVRISLISDFLNVKILNVDILFLHTMNLSESHNLILSNLINYHLLQKQQQCYSNYITSKEQMNEKEDISTGRMEHIEGAKNFEGYLSPWGDKIEKDQNGGDNKDNVGDKMGDNKDNVGDKMGDNKDNVGDKMSDNKDNVGDKMSDNKYNGDDNSHYSDNSLYSDNSLYSDNSHYSNNPHSSNKSHEGDDKTYELNNFIDYILKKEKKKERCHHEKNNSIEKYYVKNVSTKKAQLQLSDIFYEIYKLSHFYCSIQILEFYKGCINQYNSYNYKKKKFQLYKVFKNNNIEYTPSCYNYTLNDNDVFLHLDIQLYDIDLTDSIIYTYFKKRKNNTPIFINEMNKNKIILKFILNNLNGNIQVFMWPFSYFSNKNEKNKKNKKNKKNEKNEKNEKNNKNEKNEKNIIFKNILSYYEYVICFYMKKKIKNILSYNPYYIHIENWYNKIGYCIVFFLFSILKIFSTCHDDTTLLLSRKHIYYLKDSLEKSEYSYKTGVINIHDLLLDYFFDLHFIKEELKCQDIHGNIQIKEIDDHSNYQENNNILNFLTLINLKKENENSYILRYIFYNQKIDLFINMIKEKLVFKCHWDSDIFINMISLSYNLKLIIYILYLLKYYSSYIYLYKILKERFQVRPGKMENFTFNKKDLYPNIFFHKLMLYYFLKKSDYSSNLVLTKFLEQFFSYIDFYFYIYSGEQTNLEAQLKRELERGKKINNVKKVDDNMNRYDDNMNKHTNHLNDKDNYNNKDIFIENTIGDKQNFSYRKNFVSIFYYTLYINKNTPILLCILIERGYIFCSYIIITFENMKKENIEKENRGGTYEEDMNKTFKKNNSFIIPLIHKKYILSSDMHLYFDSLKDLIDNYSNMFINLYNILKVNFFCPLFSDAFDFSTHIMINRKDKRRNDEMKNVRGTNMKRDEQKGYIDNIIHNNNSNNNSNSNNNSNSNSNNNTPCYMYQFFGEHNYINFIRQKKKCALDLQYYINKKKNKNCYEYPENYINNYMLHLYTLFNKSYAMNNDYNMNKQDNNNKLNYLLIKMDSTGSLFFKMPIKEKRYMKINNLDVIKNRELFIYHKCLVINMKLEKKTKKKNKCNNEIQNDHNGSINSACIVQENKLIKNEDQINHIKDINVMNKDLCCNIVSDEKDEEHISNNITTSNENKINNWVLIKKMYILLNDECNKFNILTIFSCIIKSCYALYFSNELYYLENKIMPSIFVVRNSNIYNIDITYHCNYNKDITCFISLNFLNNDYYYDDDDNIKNELYKNNNNIIEKEEILNNSHNTFKRNSINDMRTFTTFNDILKKLLFIDISVKNPINCLNNIYIKEKNNLYLYLEKKKSIFNLLKLICFTYEFHHYFYILINKTNEHLRNIHFLNIIDPSILFDIQYENLFTINLICKDIYIYNSNLSFYILLHPEYYSKILIIPHLITYYNKNHRNELSIIKKKNYFFKNFKCHDLFKNKQQNYNDSFVNIKRDGEIIQENLSSARSVHIDPLLNNQNVCIDNMDEEDLFIYLFLNYCNLINFNITNTNLSQDCHDNISDLNKTKNKNEEYFCSSPPTKVLTTKIDEVLLFSSNYLNDFEEYEIFISNIKYLLKIKNKIISSELFFFSPYFLPTILYNLFEFLRTFGVWLTLICRLKNDYTDIKLRRDKNISNIFQYITARKNKNPCDHEPNPGETNMNTDYNDNDNNNNNNNNDTIKKEASDNQNDHIYIHLIWNIYNVRTLYIERLKNDRKINNAKRNYETFHSNINEIFNDNTNCQNRNVEDNKEETIEDIMKYKKLKTNEDDQKVDNICIQVTDNNIMQINEEKKKQKTKNKEYTPNEEQDNINLINQNDNMYIYSLINNTLILNNIDIKKWKYLINSYCFNNFIMFLQTTQNKYLIHKSLIKKAFFLRSLKFDDFNDIKSYYNKVKKINYCDKNYKNDKVDMPQQYIQYIKEDQKEKELINFDHIINYMTNNIWKSQIHYLSHGITLYFENVGEEVDEDDTWFYCLQKKKKKNTDMNKNIDDNKNIDDNKNIDDNKNIDDNKNIDDNKNIDDNKNIDDNKNIDNNKNIDNNKNIYNHQNIYNHQSNDDGGECSSKFFILYNDNILKEKCEINCSLNIIYKYVRIWLLRLKLQDVDVFFYIMNEIINDKKKICEFSSLVFNSVLSYYEHLYFWLSTNTDVLCSPFIETQFSMREEKDIIHDNINNVEKSDLFLKNKKKKEIKNNDKKFLEINIPLIIKEKVDEKNIHMENILKYNNNDLKIIYNDMNNSMDILLNNEDDKENINNYINNNMKNLNDNSNYKNKDINSNMLNSLNYSTINYNNIKINYKIWRYMPSPFKIISYNKNKLDILNKNNDHIILSFQISSLPVKNLKDVYINNEPFIKFLVTNNIDLNIAHERVMNILQTYNLKPNYSLVATQTILHISTFELLLKANQKKE; from the coding sequence atgatgGAAAGTGATGAGCATGATGAATATAAGGATTACAAATGCATAAGTTATGGtcttcttttaaaaaagatagCTAAGAGATCTATCAATGAttggttttttttttgtgagAGAGTTGATAATGATAGTGGAGaaaattatgattatttaCGAAGTGCATTAATACAATATTGTAGACATATGAGAGAatgttttttaaaaatattagaaaTAGATAAATATCGAGAACGtaataaagaaattaatgatttaattaaatatatacttgAGAGTAAACAAACATATGAAGAATTCAAAACAAAATATCaatatgatttatatatgacaaaattaaaaacaattccattacaaataaatgaaaataatatattatgtgctatagatatattatcaaCAAAAAGATATACTAGATTtcctttattatttaaagaaatattaaaaaatcCGAATGAATGTTTTTTACctaatttaaataaatatcaaatgaatattttgaaaaaaagaataatagATGAATTcttaattaattattatatatctaaaataccaaaaaaaaaagtagattttattttttcacATGGTATATTAGATttagaaataataaatgaagTTAGGATATCTCTTATTAGTGACTTTTTAAATgtgaaaatattaaatgtaGACATATTATTTCTACACACTATGAATCTGAGTGAATCTCACAATCTTATATTAAGCAACCtaataaattatcatcTGCTTCAAAAACAGCAACAGTGTTATAGTAACTATATAACTTCTAAAGAACAAATGAATGAAAAAGAGGATATATCAACAGGTCGCATGGAACACATCGAAGGAGCAAAAAATTTTGAGGGTTATCTATCTCCATGGGGCGACAAGATTGAAAAGGACCAAAATGGTGGtgataataaagataatgTTGGTGATAAAATGGGtgataataaagataatgTTGGTGATAAAATGGGtgataataaagataatgTTGGTGATAAAATGAGtgataataaagataatgTTGGTGATAAAATGagtgataataaatataatggTGATGATAATTCACATTATAGTGATAATTCACTTTATAGTGATAATTCACTTTATAGTGATAATTCACATTATAGTAATAATCCACATAGTAGTAATAAATCTCATGAGGGTGATGATAAAACttatgaattaaataattttatagattatatacttaaaaaagaaaaaaagaaagaaagaTGTCAtcatgaaaaaaataatagtattgaaaaatattatgtaaaaaatgTAAGTACAAAAAAAGCACAACTACAACTTAgtgatattttttatgaaatatataagcTTAGTCATTTTTATTGTAGTATTCAAATATTAGAATTTTATAAAGGTTGTATAAATCaatataattcttataattataaaaaaaagaaatttcaattatataaagtatttaaaaataataatattgaataCACACCTTCTTGTTATAATTACAcattaaatgataatgatgTTTTTTTACATTTGGATATACAATTATATGACATTGATTTAACAGAttctattatatatacatattttaagaaaagaaaaaataatacaccaatttttataaatgaaatgaataaaaataaaattattttaaaatttatattaaataatttaaatgGAAATATTCAAGTTTTTATGTGGCCATTTAGTTATTTTtctaataaaaatgaaaaaaataaaaaaaataaaaaaaataaaaaaaatgaaaaaaatgaaaaaaatgaaaaaaataataaaaatgaaaaaaatgaaaaaaatattatttttaaaaatattttatcatattacgaatatgtaatatgtttttatatgaagaaaaaaattaaaaatattttatcttataatccttattatattcatatagAAAATTGGTATAACAAAATTGGTTATTGCATTgtattctttttattttctatactgaaaatattttctacTTGTCATGATGATACGACTCTACTTTTATCTAGGAAGcacatatattatttaaaggATTCCTTAGAAAAAAGTGAGTATTCATATAAGACAGGtgtaataaatatacatgATTTATTGTTagattatttttttgacttacattttataaagGAGGAGTTGAAATGTCAAGATATACATGGAAATATTCAAATTAAAGAAATAGATGACCATAGTAATTAtcaagaaaataataatatattaaactTTTTAACATTAATTAATTTGaagaaagaaaatgaaaactcatatatattaagatatatattttataatcaaaagattgatttatttataaatatgataaaagAAAAGTTAGTATTTAAATGTCACTGGGATAgtgatatatttataaatatgattagtttatcttataatttaaaattgattatatatatattatatttattgaaatattattcttcatatatttatttatacaaaattttaaaagaaCGATTTCAAGTAAGACCTGGTAAAATGGAAAATTTTacttttaataaaaaggatTTATATccaaatattttttttcacaaattaatgttatattattttttaaagaaatcGGACTATTCATCTAATCTAGTACTAACAAAATTTTTGGAGcaatttttttcttatattgatttttatttttatatttattcgGGTGAGCAAACTAATTTGGAGGCACAACTAAAAAGGGAATTGGAAAGggggaaaaaaataaataatgtgAAAAAGGTGgatgataatatgaatagatatgatgataatatgaataaacATACAAATCATTTGAATGACaaagataattataataataaagacATCTTTATAGAAAACACCATAGGTGATAAACAGAATTTCTCttatagaaaaaattttgtatccatcttttattatactttatatataaataaaaatacacCCATACTATTATGCATATTAATAGAAAGAGGCTATATATTTTGCtcttatattattataacatttgaaaatatgaaaaaagaaaatatagaaaaagaaaatagAGGAGGTACATATGAAGAAGATATGAATAAgacatttaaaaaaaataatagttTTATAATACCCTtaattcataaaaaatatattctttcCTCAGACATgcatttatattttgatagTTTGAAAGATTTGATTGATAATTATTctaatatgtttattaatttatataatatattaaaagttAATTTTTTCTGTCCCTTATTTTCTGATGCCTTTGATTTTTCTACTcatataatgataaataGAAAGGACAAAAGAAGAAATGATGAAATGAAGAATGTGAGAGGAACTAATATGAAAAGGGATGAACAAAAAGGATATATAGacaatattattcataataataatagtaataataatagtaatagtaataataatagtaatagtaatagtaataataatacacCTTGTTATATGTACCAATTTTTTGGTGaacataattatattaatttcataaggcaaaagaaaaaatgtGCCCTAGAtttacaatattatataaataaaaagaaaaataaaaattgttATGAATATCcagaaaattatattaataattatatgctacatttatatacattattcAATAAATCATATGCTATGAATAATGATTACAACATGAACAAGCAAgataacaataataaattaaattaccttttaataaaaatggatAGTACTGgttctcttttttttaaaatgccaataaaagaaaaaagatatatgaaaataaataatttggatgtgataaaaaatagggagttattcatatatcataaatgtttagttataaatatgaaactggaaaaaaaaacaaaaaaaaaaaataaatgtaacAATGAAATACAAAATGATCATAATGGTAGTATAAATTCAGCATGCATAGTacaagaaaataaattaataaaaaatgaagatcAAATAAATCACattaaagatataaatgTGATGAATAAAGATTTATGTTGTAATATAGTTAGTGATGAAAAAGATGAAGAAcatatatcaaataatataacaacttcgaatgaaaataaaataaataattgggttttaattaaaaaaatgtatatattattaaatgatgaaTGTAATAAGTTCAATATCTTAACTATATTTTCATGTATCATAAAAAGTTGTTATgctttatatttttcaaacgagctttattatttagaaaataaaataatgcCTTCAATTTTTGTTGTAAGaaatagtaatatatataatattgatattaCATATCAttgtaattataataaagatataacATGCTTTATAAGtttaaattttttgaataatgattattattatgatgatgatgataatataaaaaatgaattatataaaaacaataataatattatagaaaaagaagaaatattaaataatagtcataatacatttaaaagaaatagTATAAATGATATGAGAACATTTACTACatttaatgatatattaaagaaattattatttattgatATATCTGTTAAGAATCCAATTAATTGTTTAAAcaacatttatattaaagaaaaaaataatttatatctatatttagaaaaaaaaaaaagtatatttaatttattaaaattaatatgttTTACATATGAatttcatcattatttttatattttaataaataaaacaaatgaacatttaagaaatatacatttcttaaatattatagatCCGTCTATCCTATTTGATATTCAATATGAAAATCTATTTACAATAAATTTGATATgtaaagatatatatatatataatagtaatttatctttttatattttattacatCCTGAATATTATTCTAAAATTCTAATCATACCGCATTTAATAacttattataataaaaatcatAGGAATGAACTGAGCAtcatcaaaaaaaaaaattatttttttaaaaattttaaatgtcatgatttattcaaaaataaacaacaaaattataatgattCATTTGTCAACATAAAAAGGGATGGAGAAATAATACAAGAAAATTTATCATCAGCTCGTTCAGTTCATATAGATCCCTTATTGAATAATCAAAATGTATGTATTGATAATATGGATGAAGAagatttatttatttatttatttttaaactattgtaatttaataaattttaatataacCAATACTAATTTGTCACAAGATTGTCATGATAACATATCAgatttaaataaaacaaaaaataaaaatgaagaatatttttgttcttCTCCACCTACAAAGGTCCTTACTACTAAAATTGATGAggtattattattttcatcaaaTTATTTGAACGATTTTGAAGAATATGagatatttatatcaaatataaaatatttattaaaaataaaaaataagataATATCATCAGaactattttttttctctccatattttcttccaaccatattatataatctATTTGAATTTTTAAGGACATTCGGAGTGTGGCTAACATTAATATGTAGACTAAAAAATGATTACACAGATATTAAATTAAGACgtgataaaaatataagtaatatatttcaatatatCACAGCTAGGAAGAATAAGAACCCTTGTGATCATGAACCCAATCCTGGAGAAACAAATATGAATACAgattataatgataatgataataataataataataataataatgatacaataaaaaaagaagcAAGTGATAATCAGAATgatcatatttatatacatttaatatggaatatatataatgttaGAACGTTATACATAGAAagattaaaaaatgatagAAAGATAAATAATGCCAAGAGGAATTATGAAACCTTTCATAGTAATATcaatgaaatatttaatgataataCTAATTGTCAAAATAGAAATGTAGAAGATAATAAAGAGGAAACTATAGAAGatattatgaaatataaaaaattaaaaacaaatgaaGATGATCAAAAGGttgataatatatgtatacaagtaacagataataatataatgcagataaatgaagaaaaaaaaaaacaaaaaacaaaaaataaagaatatacACCAAATGAAGAAcaagataatataaatttaataaatcaGAATGacaatatgtatatatattcattgATAAATAATACACTCATTTTGAATAACatagatataaaaaaatggaaatatcttataaattcttattgttttaataattttataatgtTTTTACAAACAacacaaaataaatatttgatTCATAAAAGTTTGATAAAAAAagcattttttttaagaagTTTAAAATTTGATGATTTCAATGATATAAAATCTTATTATAACAAGGTAAAGAAAATTAATTATTGTGATAAGAATTATAAGAATGATAAAGTGGATATGCCACAACAgtatatacaatatattaaagaGGATCAAAAGGAAAAGGAACTTATAAATTTTgatcatattattaattatatgaCTAATAATATATGGAAATCTCAAATACATTATTTGTCTCATGGAATTACCTTATACTTTGAAAATGTGGGCGAGGAGGTTGATGAGGACGATACTTGGTTTTATTGtcttcaaaaaaaaaaaaaaaaaaatactgatatgaataaaaatatagatgacaataaaaatatagatgacaataaaaatatagatgacaataaaaatatagatgacaataaaaatatagatgacaataaaaatatagatgacaataaaaatatagatgacaataaaaatatagataacaataaaaatatagataacaataaaaatatttataaccatcaaaatatttataaccATCAAAGTAATGATGATGGTGGGGAGTGTTCATCAAAATTTTTCATcttatataatgataatattttaaaagaaaagtGTGAAATAAATTGCtcattaaatataatatataaatatgtgAGAATATGGTTATTAAGATTAAAGTTACAAGACGTTgatgtttttttttatataatgaatgaaataattaatgataaaaaaaagatttgTGAATTTTCTTCATTAGTTTTTAATTCTGTTTTATCTTATTATgaacatttatatttttggCTATCAACTAATACAGATGTTTTGTGTTCCCCTTTTATAGAGACACAATTTAGTATGAGAGAAGAGAAAGATATCATAcatgataatataaataatgttGAAAAATCAgatttgtttttaaaaaataaaaaaaaaaaagaaataaaaaataatgataagaaatttcttgaaataaatattccattaataataaaagaaaaagttgatgaaaaaaatattcatatggagaatatattaaaatataataataatgatttaaaaataatatataatgatatgaataattcaatggatatattattaaataatgaagatgataaagaaaatataaataattatataaataataatatgaaaaatttgaatgataattcaaattataaaaataaagatataaattcaaatatgttaaatagtttaaattattctactattaattataataatattaaaattaattataaaatatggAGATATATGCCTAGCCcattcaaaataatatcatataataaaaataaattagatatattaaataaaaataatgatcATATCATTTTAAGTTTTCAAATTTCTTCTTTACCtgtaaaaaatttaaaagatgtatatataaataatgagCCATTTATTAAATTCCTTGTAACGAATAATATTGATTTAAATATAGCTCATGAAAGAgttatgaatattttacaaacatataatttaaaacCAAACTATTCATTAGTAGCTACACAAACTATTCTCCACATTTCAACATTTGAATTATTGCTCAAGGCTAATCAAAAAAAGGAAtga